TCGTGCGTCGGCAACGGTGACCGCGCTGACGGTCAGTCCGGCCAGGTCCAGGTTGAACCGGGACAGGTCCTGGGTGGCCGTGGCCGTGATGACGGCGCGACCGGTCAGCCGGTCCGTCGACGGGTCGTAGCGGACGTCGAGGTCGTAGTGCGAGACGTCGTAGCCGCCGTTGCCGCGCCCCGGCACGTACGGGTCGCCCGAGTCGGCCGCGCCGGGGCGGAACCCGTCGCTGTCGCCCGTACAGCCGGTCGTGGCCAGTCCGACGACGCAGGTCAGCGTGGCGGCGATGGCGGTCAACCGACTGCCGGCCGATCTCCGTCCGGTCCGGACCATGCACACCCCCTGCGGTACCTCCGGTGAGGACGAGCGTAGTCAGCGCCGCAGGCGACGCGGTCCGTATTGACGATCATCAGTAACTTTCGTTGAATCAAACAAAAGTTACCATCGATCGATACTTTCTTTCGACTTTGACCGACGTTAGTGTCGATCTCCGACCACCGTCGCGAAAGGTGGAACCATGCCAGACCACACCGCACCCGACGCCACCCCCACCGGCCGACTCAGCCGTCGGTCCCTGCTCGCCGCGTCCGCCGGCGCAGCCGCCGCGATCGGCGCGGCCGGCCTACCGGTCCTCGCCACCGGCACCCCCGCGCTCGCCAAACCCAAGAGCAAGCTGCGGGTCGAGCCGCTGATCCCGGCGAAGAACCGCGGCATCATCCTCTACAGCGTCCGTGACCGGATCACCGCCGCGCCCGACGACAGTGGAGTGCCCTACGGTTTCGAGCGCGTCCTCGCCCGGCTCGCCGAGATCGGCTACAAGGAGATCGAGTTCGCCGGCTACACGCAGAGCACCGAGATCCTCGGCCGGCAGATCACCCCCACCGAGATCCGCAAGATCCTCGACGACAACGGTCTGGTGGCCAACGGCACCCACGCCTCGATCCAGCCGGCCACCTTCCAGCAGCAGCTCGACATCGCCCAGGAACTCGGCATGAAGAACATCGGCACCGGCAGCGACCCGACCAGCAGCGCGTACAAGGCCGAGTGGGACGCCGCCGCCGACATCTGGAACGAGCTGGGCCGGCAGGCCCGGGCCCGGGGCATGCGGCTGTACACGCACAACCACGACGCCGCGTACAGCTTCCTGATCGACCGTGGCCCGCGCGACGCGCAGGGCCGGCAGACCCGGTCGTCCGGCATCCGCCGGCTGGAGTACTTCTTCGAGATCACCGACCCGCGGTACGTCTTCTTCGAGCTCGACATCTACTGGGCCTACGTGGCCCGCTACAAGCACCAGAAGTACGTCGACCCGGCCGGCCAGGAAGTGACCGACCTGTTCGACCCGATCCTCACCGTGGCCGACCGGACCACCCGGTTCCCGCTCTTCCACGCCAAGGACGGCGACCGGGACACCAGCGTTCCCAACGGATACCAGATGACCCCGCTGGGCGAGGGTGACCTCAACTTCCAGCAGTTCTTCCAGACCATCGGCGAGCGGAACTTCCACCACGCCAACTGGGAGATGGACACCGCCCCCGGCGGTGCCGACAACAAGGGCCAGTCACTGGACTTCGCGGCGACCAGCTACCGCAACATGTCCGACCTGACCATCTACCTGGACAAGTGACTCCCGGCTGACGCGACGAAGGCCGGCCCCGCAGCACCGCGGGGCCGGCCGTCCGGCGTCTGAGAGAAGGGTCAGCGGTCGAGGACCAGGCCGACCTTCTGGAACTCCTTCAGGTCGCGGTAACCGCACTTGGCCATCGCCCGACGCAGCCCACCGAACAGGTTGAGCTGGCCGTCGGCCTCGTCAGCCGGCCCGAAGAGCAGCTCCTCCATCGAACCGAGCGGCTCACCGGCAACCTCGAACGCGCCCCGAGGCAGCGACGGGTGACTCGCCGCCGAGTGCCACCAGGCACCACCGGCGGGGGCCTCCTCGCAGAGCGACAGCGGCTCACCGAGCATCACCGCGTCCGCACCGCAGCCGAGCGCCTTGGCGATGTCACCCGAGGTCTGGATGTCACCGTCGGCGATGAGGTGCACGTACCGGCCGCCGGTCTCGTCCAGATAGTCGCGGCGGGCCGCCGCCGCATCCGCGATCGCGGTCGCCATCGGCACCCGGATCCCCAGCACCGACTCGGTGGTCGACCACTCGTCGCCACCGATGCCCACGATGACCCCGGCCGCACCGGTACGCATCAGGTGCAGAGCGGTCTTGTAGTCCGTGCAACCGCCGACGATCACCGGCAGGTCGAGGTCGGCGATGAACTCCTTGAGGTTCAACGGCTCATCGGTGGTCGACACGTGCTCGGCCGAGACGATGGTGCCCTGGATGACCAGGATGTCCACCCCGGCGTCCAGGATCACCGGAGCCAGCGCCAGGGTGTGCTGCGGGGAGACCCGCACCGCCACAGTGCCGCCACCGGCGCGCAGCTCACGAACCCGCTCGGCGATCAGGTCCGGACGGATCGGCTCGGCGTACACCTCCTGGAGCTTCTTGGTGGCGCGGGCGTCCTCATCGAGGCCGGCCAGCTCCTCCAGCACCTTGGTCGGGTTCTCGTAGCGGGTCCAGAGCCCCTCGACGTTGAGCACACCGAGGCCGCCGAGCTCACCGAGCCGCACCGCCGACGCCGGGCTCATGGTGGCGTCGGAGGGGTGGCCGACGCACGGGATACCGAACGGGTACGCGTCGAGCTGCCAGGAGGTGGAGACGTCGTCGACGTCCCTGGTCCGGCGGCTCGGCACGATGGCGATGTCGTCCAGGTGGTAGCCGCGCTGCGCGGTCTTGCCCAGCCCGATCTCGACCACGTCACGCATGGGGGACTCCAGATGGTTGGGGGTGGTGGGTCAGCGGGTGTGGTAGTTGGGCGCCTCGACGGTCATCTGGATGTCGTGCGGGTGGCTCTCCTTCAGCCCGGCCGCGGTGATCCGGATGAGCTGGCCTCGGCGGTGCAGATCGGGGATGTTCTCCGCACCGGCGTATCCCATGGCCAGTCGCAAACCGCCGACCAGCTGGTGGGCGACCCGGGAGAGCGGCCCCCGGTAGGGCACCTGACCCTCGACGCCCTCCGGGACGAGCTTGTCGTCGCTGAGCACGTCCTGCTGGAAGTAGCGGTCCTTGCTGTACGACTTGGCCTGACCCCGGGACTGCATCGCGCCGAGCGACCCCATCCCGCGGTAGGTCTTGAACTGCTTGCCGTTGACGAAGATCAGCTCGCCGGGGCTCTCCTCGCAGCCGGCCAGCAGGCTGCCGAGCATCACCGTGTCGGCACCGGCCACCAGGGCCTTGGCGATGTCGCCGGAGTATTGGATGCCACCGTCGCCGATCACCGGCACGCCGGCCGGCCGGGCGGCACGGGCTGCCTCCATGATCGCGGTCACCTGCGGCACACCGACGCCGGCGACGATCCGGGTGGTGCAGATCGCGCCCGGACCCACGCCCACCTTGACGCCGTCGGCGCCGGCGTCGACCAGCGCCTTCGCGCCGGCGTACGTGGCCACGTTGCCGCCCATGATGTCGACAGTGACGTCGGCCTTGAGCCGGCGGACCATGTCCAGCACGGCCCGCTGGTGACCGTGCGCGGTGTCCACGATCAGCACGTCGACGCCCGCGTCGACCAGGGCACGGGCCCGCTTGTACGAGTCCTCGCCGACACCGATGGCGGCGGCGACCCGGAGGCGGCCGGCGTCGTCCTTGCTGGCGTCCGGGTACTGCTCGCTCTTGGTGAAGTCCTTCACGGTGATCAGGCCACGCAGCCGACCCGACTCGTCGACGATCGGCAGCTTCTCGACCTTGTGCTGGCGCAGCAGCGCGAGAGCGTCGTCCTTGCTCACGCCCACCCGGGCGGTGACCAGCGGGGTGTGGGTCATGATCTCGCGGACCGGGGTGTCCGGCTCGGAGACGAAACGCATGTCGCGGTTGGTGACGATGCCGACCAGTTGGCCGTCGCCGTCCACCACGGGGACGCCGGAGATGCGGTAACGCCCGCACAGCTCGTCGACCTCGCGCAGTGTGTCGTCAGGGCTGGCGGTCACCGGGTTGGTGATCATGCCGGACTCGGAGCGCTTGACCAGGTCGACCTGGAGCGCCTGGTCCTCCATGGAGAGGTTGCGGTGCAACACGCCGATGCCGCCCTGGCGGGCCATGGCGATCGCCATCCGGGCCTCGGTCACCGTGTCCATCGCGCTGGAGAGCAGCGGAATGGACAACTCGACGTTGCGGGTGAGCTTCGTCCGGGTGTTGACCCGACTGGGCACCACGTCCGACTCGCCCGGCTGGAGCAGCACGTCGTCGAAGGTGAGGCCGAGCGGAACCACCCGGGCGGAGCCGGCCGGCAGCTCGGGCAGGTGGCCGCCCAGGTCGGCGTGCTCCACGCCGGCCGGAAGATCGGTGCTGGGCGAATTTTCCACGATTGCTCCCCTGAGCTGCTCGGATGGGCTTCAGCGAGGTGGCGCGGGCGGGCACCGGAGCGCGCCACGGTGCCGGCACGTCGCCTCATCGTACCCAGTGACCTGGGCGACCCGTCTGTGGCGGCCCGGCCCGGCGCACGGCCCGGGGGGCGGACGTCCGCGCCGCGTTGGGTCTACGGTGAAGGGGTGCACGACGAGCCCATCGACCCGTTCAATGGCGACCCGGCCGATCCCACAGCGGGTCTGGATGAGCCGGGCGATGACCCGACGCCGGATCCGCTGACCGACGTCGAGCGCCAGGACGTGCTGGAAGACCTCGCCGACCTGGAGATCTACCAGGCCCTGCTCGCCCCGATCGGGGTCCGTGGCCTGGTGATCGAATGCGAGGACTGCCGAGAGCCGCACTACTTCGACTGGGACCTGCTCCGGGGCAACCTGCGCCACCTGCTCAACTCCGGCCGCCCCCGCGTGCATGAGCCCGCGTACGACCCCGACCCGGACCACTACGTGACCTGGGACTACGCCCGGGGCTACGCCGACGGCGTGCACGACACACTGACCGAGGGCACCGAGGACGAGCCGGGCACCCCGACCGCAACGCAGTGACGGTCGGGTGCGTGGACGCCGTTTGATGGTGGCGTGCGGCGCCTGCCAGTGACCGTGGCGTGCGGCCTGGCGCGGCGCGATGACGGTGGCGTGCGCGCGGCGTGGCGCGTGCCGATGACTGCGGCGCAGCGCGGCGTGGCGTCTGCCGGTGGAGTGCGGCGTGCGCGTACCAGTGACCGTGGTGTGCGGCGCGTGCCGGTGACCGTGGCGTGACCCTCAGGCGACCAGCCCGGCGCGGAAGCCGGCTGCCACCGCGTGCGCCCGGTCCCGGGCCCCAAGCTTGCGGAACAACCGGCGAGCGTGCGTCTTGACCGTGTCTTCCGAGACGAACAACTCCCGGCCGATCTCCGCGTTGCTCTTACCCTCGGCCATGCCGAGCAGCACCTGAAGCTCGCGCTCGGTGAGCCCGATCGACGCCCGGGTGGGCCGGGTGTTCGCAGCGGGCCGGGCCGGATCGGTCTGATCCGCCGACGACTCGCCGGTCGCCGACTCGGCCTCGTCGTCCCCCCGCTGCACCGGCACCGACGGCATCCCCGCCGACCCGTCGCCGGGCGTTGCCGGCCAGCCGGGCTCGCCGGAGCCACGCGGGGACGGCCCGGAGCGACCAGAACCGCCCACCGCCGCGGCATCCCGGGCCGGATCGGTGATCCGCTGCCGGGAGGCCCGGCCGGGCGCTGTGAGCAGCAGGAGGGCCTTGGCCACCGCGCTGGTCAGGTCGTGGTCGACGTTCTGAATGAGACCGCGGGCACCGGCGCTGATGGTGGCCGCCGCCGCCTCGGACTCTTCGGTACCAAGCAGCAGCACCGCGGCCTGCGGCGCGCGGGCCAGGACCCGACGAACGAAGCCGGCGCTGTCCGGCCGGGTGAGGGCCGTATCGGCCAACACCACGTCGGCCGGTCGCTCGGCCAGCCGCAGCATCACCTCAGGATCGGAGACTGCGGTACGAACAATTGCTGACAACCCCAGCCGCGCGGCAGCAGAAGCAAGGTGCTGGGCCGCGAGTGGTGTCCGAACGCACACAAGGACGGTACGCACTGTGGTCTCCTCTCCGCCAACGAGCAGACCATGACGGGGTCGGCTCGGGAGGGGGTTCCCGGCAATCCTTCGAACTTTTCCGACAGATAGGGCAAAAGCCGCAATTTGTGGGACGTTTTCGATCACACACGTGTGAGTCGGCTGCGGCCCGGGTACCGGGAGGTCCAGGCCGGGAACGGTGCGCCTGCGCGGCCCGCCGCACGGATGCCGGCCACAAGGATTCTCGCGGAGCCGCGCGGGAGGAGGGGTGCTGATGTCGAACGTACGTAGACTGCCCGGACCCATCGTCGATCTCTGGGACTGGCAACGGCTCGGTGCCTGCCGAGGGCGGGACAGCGCCCAGTTCTTCCACCCGGACGGCGAGCGTGGCTCCTCCCGACTGCGTCGCGAGTCCGCCGCCAAGTCGGTCTGTCGCGCCTGCCCGGTCCGGGCCGAGTGCGCCGCACACGCACTGTCGGTCCGCGAGCCGTACGGCGTGTGGGGCGGCTTCAGCGAGTCGGAACGACTGCGACTGCTCGCCGTCGGCTGGGAGGACCTGGCAGACCGCCGGCACGCCCGGGTCGACGTCGCACGGCTGGAGGCCCGACTGGGTCACCCGCACAAGTCGACCGTCCCGGCCCAACGCAACGTCGCCTGACCCGACACATACCTGACGTCCGCGAAACCGCGTCCCTCGTTCGGGGGCGCGGTTTCGACGTCCCCACCCCTGGGCGGCCTCAACATCCCCGGGTTAAGGCGGGCTCGGCCTCCCCGCCCGGTCTCGCCAAAAACCCCAACATCCGCATGATCGACACGGGTTCAATGGTGTCGGGGTGTCCCGCCGCCTCGGACACCCCGATTTTGGCAAAGCCGAGTGGATCATGCCCAGAACGGAACGGGCTGAGGCCGGCCGCGCCTCCGTATGGGAGGTTTGTCCGGTCTGAGGGGTTAAGGCGAGAGCGCCGATGGCCCCGGTACGAGGGTTGCGGCCTTCGGGGCGTTTGGCCTGTGACCGGTCGCACCGGTGGGTCGGAATGATGGCCCGGGCGGGGTCGTTACACACTCTGACGATCGCAGGACCACCGGCTCGCCGCCCCGCCCACCGGGGTTGGTAGCGGGGTTGGAATGCCCGACCCGGCCCGCATCGTTGAAGCCTTCCCAGCACCCCGCTCCATCGGGTGTCACGGGATGGCCCGGCCTCCGGAATGACTCCGGGCCCCCGGTCGTTACACATGGACCCGGCGCCCGAGCCCTCCGCTCGCAGGCCGCCGACCCGGCCCCCGCAAGCCCCCCGGCTTAACTGGTGCCGATCTCCCCCAGACTTTTTCCCTTTGTTTGATGCAGCGCCGGACGAGGTGCTCACACCCTTGTGTCGCCGACCCCCATTGGCGGCCTGGGTGTTCCTACCCCCGAAGGAGCTACCCCCATGAACACGATCTTCCGTAAGAGCATGCTGTCTGTTGCTGGTCTCGCGTTCGCCGGTGGTGTCTTCGCCGGCCCGATCGCCGCCCACGCCAACCCCGTCGACGCCAAGCCGGTGGCGGTGCAGTCGGCCGCCCCGAAGCCCCAGGGCGACCAGTCCCACATCACCCTCAACGACGAGCAGACCGCCAACGTCAAGGCGATCATCGCCGCCACGAAGAAGGCCGGCCTGCCCGAGCGCGCCGCGGTCATCTCCATCGCGACGAGCCTGCAGGAGTCCAAGCTGGAAAACCTGGGCCACCTCGGCGACAAGAATGACCATGACTCGCTGGGCCTGTTCCAACAGCGCCCGACCAGTGGTTGGGGCACGCCGGAGCAGATCACCGACCCCGCCTACTCCACCACCGCGTTCCTCAAGGGCCTCAAGCAGGTCGACGGGTGGCAGGACATGCCGCTGACCGACGCCGCGCAGACCGTCCAGGTCTCCGCCTACCCCGACGCCTACGCCCAGTGGGAACAGCAGGCCACCGACCTCGTCGCCCAGCACTGGAACAGCTGACACCAACACAAACACTGAACGACCCGACCACTGGCCGGCACCCCAACCCGGGGTGCCGGCCAGCGGCATATCCCGCACAACCACAAGGACACCAACAACAAGGCCCGGCAGACCTTGGACACTTTCCGTTAGCCGCTAACGGAAACTGTCCAAGATCTACACGGTCGGGCTCACTCGGCCGGCGCGACACGCCGCCCACCGGGCCGGGCCGGCCGGCCGGCCCGACAGCGCTCCGACGGCTTCCGACCGGAGCGGACCGCCCGGCACTGCCGGATCAGCGGACGGTGACGGTGACCGTGTGCCAGCCGGTGGCGCCGTCCGGGACGACATCCTGCGTACGCTCGGTCTGGGTTTCGCCGGTGGCGTCCGTTGCCCGGACCTGGAGCCGGTGCTCGCCTGGCGTGGCGTCCCAGCGCCACGACCACTGCACCCAGGTGTCCACCGACACGGCTGGGGCCAGCTCGGCCTGCTGCCACTCGCCGTCGTCGACGCGGACCTCGACCTGGCGGATGCCCCGGTGCTGCGCCCACGCCACACCGGCGATGGTCACCGGCCCCGTGGTCAGCCGGTTACGTCCCCGGGGCGTGTCGATCCTCGACTGCGTCTTGATGGGCCCTTCGACCGACCAGCCGCGCGGCACCCAGTACGCGTCGAAGTCCGCGAACCGGGTCAGCTCCAGCTCGGTCACCCACTTGCACGCCGACACGTACCCGTAGAGGCCGGGCACCACCATCCGGACCGGGAAGCCGTGCTCGACGGGCAGAGGCTCGCCGTTCATGCCGACCGCCAGCAGCGCGTCCCGCCCGTCGCGCAGCGCGGCGGTGGGGGTGCCGCAGGTCCAGCCGTCGACCGACCGGCCGACGACCTGGTCGGCGTCCGCATCCGGCTCGACCTCGTCGAGCAGTTCCCGCAGGGGTACGCCGAGCCAGCGGGCGTTGCCGATCAGGTCACCGCCCACCTCGTTGGAGACGCAGGCCAACGTGACGTACCGCTCGACCAGCGGCCGGGCCAGCAGGTCGGCGTAGGTGTAGGTGCGCTCGGTGCCGACCCGCCCGTGGATCCGCAGCCGCCAGCTGTCCGGGTCCACCTGGGGTACCACCAGCGCGGTGTCGATCCGGTAGAACCCGAGGTTCGAGGTGACGTACGGCGCGAGTTGCGCCAGCGAGAGGTCCGCGCCAGCGGGTACGGCCGCTGCGGGGGCGACCGGCGCGGGCAGCCGGATCGCGTCCCGAGCGGCGGACACCCCACGTCGGCCGGCCAGCCAGCGCCCACCGAGACCTGCCGCCACGGCGGTTCCGAGCAGAACCCCGCTGCTGGTGAGGAACCGCCGCCGCGACTCGGGGTCGACTTCCGCAGCCCTGGCCGCGGGTTGCCCGCCCGGAGCCACCGGCGCAGCGGGCGCCACCGGGCCAGCAGGCGACACCGGCGCGGCGGGAGTCACCGGCACCGGCAGGCCCTCGGGCGTCGGCGAAGGCGGCTCGGCCCGCGACCCCCGCGCCGGACCCGCAGGCGGCACCGACCCAGCAGGCGGCACCGACCCGGCGGGCGGCGCGATCGGCGTGGGCGGTGACCATGGCCAGGGGTCCAGCTCGAACGGGCCGTCGATGAACAGCCAGAGCACCAGGCCGCCGAGGCCGGCGCCGACAAGCGACGGCAGCGCGTCGGCGGTGTCCGCACCGGAACGGGTCAGCGCGGCGGCCACACCGATGACGCCGAACGCGGCGATGCCGGCCAGGCCGAATGCCAGCCGCCGGACCGCCAGCACACCGAACAGCGCCGCGAACCCTCCCAGCAACAGGCCCGTACCGACCAGCAGCGCGATCTTGTCGGCGGTGCCGAAGAGGTCGATGGCGAGTTGCTTCAGCGACTCGGGGACGGCGTCGACGACCACCCCGCCGACCGCGACCAGCGGTGCCGACCGGGGGCCGGTCAGGACCGCCACCGGTTCGGCGATTCCGATCGCGACGGCGGCGGCGGTGATCCCGGCCAGCGCGGCGTAGCGCCGCGACGTGGTGCTCATCGGCCCAGTGTGCGCGATCATCCGGTCCACTCGCCAACAACGGCAGCGTCGGTAACAGACCCATAAGACGTTCCGGGGCACACCGTCGTGCGACGGTGTGCCCCGGAACGGGTGTCGCTACCGGGTCAGAAGCCCGGGCCGTGCTGGTGGCCGTGACCGTGGCCGTGGCCGCCGCCGGCGGACTGCTCCGCCTGCTCCGGCTTCTCGACCACGAGGCTCTCCGTGGTGAGCAGCAGACCGGCGATCGAGGCGGCGTTGGTGACCGCGTTGCGGGTCACCTTCACCGGGTCGATGATGCCGGCCTTGACGAGGTCGACGTACTCGCCCTTGGCGGCGTCGAGGCCGTTGCCCCACTCCAGGTCGGCGACCTTCTGCGTCACGACGTAGCCGTCGTGACCGGCGTTCTGGGCGATCCAGCGCAGCGGCTCGACGAGCGACTTGCGCACGACCGAGACACCGATCTTCTCGTCGCCAGTGAAGCCCAGGTCGTCGTCGAGCACCGAACGGATCTGCACCAGGGCGGCGCCGCCGCCGGGCACAGTGCCCTCCTCGACCGCAGCCTTGGTCGCCGCGATGGCGTCCTCGATGCGGTGCTTGCGCTCCTTCATCTCGACCTCGGTGGCCGCGCCAGCCTTGATGACGGCGATGCCACCGGAGAGCTTCGCCAGCCGCTCGGCCAGCTTCTCCCGGTCCCAGTCGGAGTCGGAGGCCTCGATCTCCTTGCGGATCTGGGACACCCGGTCGGCGACGTCAGCCTTCTGGCCGCCGCCGTCGACGATCGTGGTGTTCTCCTTGTCGACCACGACGCGCCGAGCGGTGCCGAGCACCTCCAGGCCGACCTGGTCGATCTTGTAGCCCAGCTCCGGGGCGACCAGCTCGGCACCCGTGGAGATCGCGATGTCCTGGAGCATCGCCTTGCGCCGGTCACCGAAGCCCGGGGCCTTGACCGCGCAGACCTTGAGGGTCTTGCGCAGCGAGTTGACCACCAGGGTGGAGAGCGCCTGGCCGTCCACGTCCTCGGCGATGATCAGCAGGGGCTTGCTGTTCTGCAGGATCTTCTCCAGCAGCGGCAGCAGCTCTTCGATCGCCGAGATCTTCTGGGTGGTGACCAGGATGTACGCGTCCTCAAGGACGGACTCCTGGCTCTCCAGGTCGGTGACGAAGTTCGGCGAGATGAAGCCCTTGTCGAACTGGAGACCCTC
This portion of the Micromonospora zamorensis genome encodes:
- a CDS encoding sugar phosphate isomerase/epimerase family protein; its protein translation is MPDHTAPDATPTGRLSRRSLLAASAGAAAAIGAAGLPVLATGTPALAKPKSKLRVEPLIPAKNRGIILYSVRDRITAAPDDSGVPYGFERVLARLAEIGYKEIEFAGYTQSTEILGRQITPTEIRKILDDNGLVANGTHASIQPATFQQQLDIAQELGMKNIGTGSDPTSSAYKAEWDAAADIWNELGRQARARGMRLYTHNHDAAYSFLIDRGPRDAQGRQTRSSGIRRLEYFFEITDPRYVFFELDIYWAYVARYKHQKYVDPAGQEVTDLFDPILTVADRTTRFPLFHAKDGDRDTSVPNGYQMTPLGEGDLNFQQFFQTIGERNFHHANWEMDTAPGGADNKGQSLDFAATSYRNMSDLTIYLDK
- a CDS encoding GuaB3 family IMP dehydrogenase-related protein; this translates as MRDVVEIGLGKTAQRGYHLDDIAIVPSRRTRDVDDVSTSWQLDAYPFGIPCVGHPSDATMSPASAVRLGELGGLGVLNVEGLWTRYENPTKVLEELAGLDEDARATKKLQEVYAEPIRPDLIAERVRELRAGGGTVAVRVSPQHTLALAPVILDAGVDILVIQGTIVSAEHVSTTDEPLNLKEFIADLDLPVIVGGCTDYKTALHLMRTGAAGVIVGIGGDEWSTTESVLGIRVPMATAIADAAAARRDYLDETGGRYVHLIADGDIQTSGDIAKALGCGADAVMLGEPLSLCEEAPAGGAWWHSAASHPSLPRGAFEVAGEPLGSMEELLFGPADEADGQLNLFGGLRRAMAKCGYRDLKEFQKVGLVLDR
- the guaB gene encoding IMP dehydrogenase yields the protein MENSPSTDLPAGVEHADLGGHLPELPAGSARVVPLGLTFDDVLLQPGESDVVPSRVNTRTKLTRNVELSIPLLSSAMDTVTEARMAIAMARQGGIGVLHRNLSMEDQALQVDLVKRSESGMITNPVTASPDDTLREVDELCGRYRISGVPVVDGDGQLVGIVTNRDMRFVSEPDTPVREIMTHTPLVTARVGVSKDDALALLRQHKVEKLPIVDESGRLRGLITVKDFTKSEQYPDASKDDAGRLRVAAAIGVGEDSYKRARALVDAGVDVLIVDTAHGHQRAVLDMVRRLKADVTVDIMGGNVATYAGAKALVDAGADGVKVGVGPGAICTTRIVAGVGVPQVTAIMEAARAARPAGVPVIGDGGIQYSGDIAKALVAGADTVMLGSLLAGCEESPGELIFVNGKQFKTYRGMGSLGAMQSRGQAKSYSKDRYFQQDVLSDDKLVPEGVEGQVPYRGPLSRVAHQLVGGLRLAMGYAGAENIPDLHRRGQLIRITAAGLKESHPHDIQMTVEAPNYHTR
- a CDS encoding DUF5319 domain-containing protein, producing MHDEPIDPFNGDPADPTAGLDEPGDDPTPDPLTDVERQDVLEDLADLEIYQALLAPIGVRGLVIECEDCREPHYFDWDLLRGNLRHLLNSGRPRVHEPAYDPDPDHYVTWDYARGYADGVHDTLTEGTEDEPGTPTATQ
- a CDS encoding WhiB family transcriptional regulator, whose product is MSNVRRLPGPIVDLWDWQRLGACRGRDSAQFFHPDGERGSSRLRRESAAKSVCRACPVRAECAAHALSVREPYGVWGGFSESERLRLLAVGWEDLADRRHARVDVARLEARLGHPHKSTVPAQRNVA
- a CDS encoding molybdopterin-dependent oxidoreductase; translated protein: MSTTSRRYAALAGITAAAVAIGIAEPVAVLTGPRSAPLVAVGGVVVDAVPESLKQLAIDLFGTADKIALLVGTGLLLGGFAALFGVLAVRRLAFGLAGIAAFGVIGVAAALTRSGADTADALPSLVGAGLGGLVLWLFIDGPFELDPWPWSPPTPIAPPAGSVPPAGSVPPAGPARGSRAEPPSPTPEGLPVPVTPAAPVSPAGPVAPAAPVAPGGQPAARAAEVDPESRRRFLTSSGVLLGTAVAAGLGGRWLAGRRGVSAARDAIRLPAPVAPAAAVPAGADLSLAQLAPYVTSNLGFYRIDTALVVPQVDPDSWRLRIHGRVGTERTYTYADLLARPLVERYVTLACVSNEVGGDLIGNARWLGVPLRELLDEVEPDADADQVVGRSVDGWTCGTPTAALRDGRDALLAVGMNGEPLPVEHGFPVRMVVPGLYGYVSACKWVTELELTRFADFDAYWVPRGWSVEGPIKTQSRIDTPRGRNRLTTGPVTIAGVAWAQHRGIRQVEVRVDDGEWQQAELAPAVSVDTWVQWSWRWDATPGEHRLQVRATDATGETQTERTQDVVPDGATGWHTVTVTVR
- the groL gene encoding chaperonin GroEL (60 kDa chaperone family; promotes refolding of misfolded polypeptides especially under stressful conditions; forms two stacked rings of heptamers to form a barrel-shaped 14mer; ends can be capped by GroES; misfolded proteins enter the barrel where they are refolded when GroES binds), yielding MAKILSFSDDARHLLEHGVNALADVVKVTLGPRGRNVVLDKKFGAPTITNDGVTIAKEIELTNPYENLGAQLVKEVATKTNDVAGDGTTTATVLAQAMVREGLRNVTAGTNPAGLKRGIDAAAAKVSEALLGRAAEVTSKESIANVATISAQDATIGDLIAEAMERVGRDGVITVEEGSMLTTELDVTEGLQFDKGFISPNFVTDLESQESVLEDAYILVTTQKISAIEELLPLLEKILQNSKPLLIIAEDVDGQALSTLVVNSLRKTLKVCAVKAPGFGDRRKAMLQDIAISTGAELVAPELGYKIDQVGLEVLGTARRVVVDKENTTIVDGGGQKADVADRVSQIRKEIEASDSDWDREKLAERLAKLSGGIAVIKAGAATEVEMKERKHRIEDAIAATKAAVEEGTVPGGGAALVQIRSVLDDDLGFTGDEKIGVSVVRKSLVEPLRWIAQNAGHDGYVVTQKVADLEWGNGLDAAKGEYVDLVKAGIIDPVKVTRNAVTNAASIAGLLLTTESLVVEKPEQAEQSAGGGHGHGHGHQHGPGF